The Macrotis lagotis isolate mMagLag1 chromosome 6, bilby.v1.9.chrom.fasta, whole genome shotgun sequence genome includes a window with the following:
- the LOC141490499 gene encoding uncharacterized protein LOC141490499 isoform X3, which translates to MGLSGLPETTQLEGDIRLEMKETPADISPSKEETSKQSFMNGDDYTWREICAVRKRILSDKKLYECIQCGKTFTKKGSFSVHQRIHTGEKPYECNQCGKTFIQRAHLAGHERIHTGEKPYECNQCGKTFTRRDSLDEHQRIHTGEKPYKCNQCGKTFSWRNHLAIHERIHTGEKPYECNQCGKSFTRRVSLTVHQRTHTGEKPYMCNLCGKTFKYSSNLADHQRIHTGEKPYECNQCGKTFIQRARLAVHERIHTGEKPYECNQCGKTFIQRAHLAVHERIHTGEKPYECNQCGKTFTKNSILAEHQRIHTGEKPYECTVCGKTFMQRAHLAVHKRTHTREKPYECNECGKAFRHNSSLVGHQRIHTGEKPYECNQCGKTFRHNSSLAEHQRIHTGEKPYECNQCGKTFTKNSNLAVHQRIHSGEKPYECNQCSKTFMQRVSLAIHERIHTREKLYECCQCRKTFQKKDKLAEHQGIHTREKLYECNQCGKTFIHRDSLAEHQRIHTGERPYECNQCGKAFTKNSSLSVHERIHTGEKPFECNQCGKTFRHNSSLAGHQRIHSGKKPYECIQCGKTFRHNSSLAGHQRIHTGEKPYVCNQCGKTFTKSSNLLVHQRIHSGEKPNQYNQCGKAFRPKSALLSHQRSHTR; encoded by the exons atggggttaagtggcttgcctgagaccacacagctag aaGGGGATATCAGACTTGAAATGAAAGAGACCCCTGCAGATATAAGCCCTTCCAAGGAAGAAACTTCGAAACAAAGCTTCATGAATGGTGATGACTATACTTGGAGAGAAATCTGTGCTGTACGTAAGAGAATTCTCAGTGATaagaaactttatgaatgtattcaatgtggaaaaactttcacTAAAAAGGGCAGTTTTTCTgtgcatcagagaattcacactggggagaaaccttatgaatgtaatcaatgtggaaagactttcattcagAGAGCCCATCTTGCTGGACatgagagaatccacactggagagaaaccttatgaatgtaatcaatgtggaaagactttcactcGGAGGGACAGTCTTGatgaacatcagagaattcacactggagagaaaccttataaatgcaaTCAGTGTGGGAAGACTTTCAGTTGGAGGAACCACCTTGCTATACatgagagaatccacactggagagaaaccttatgaatgtaatcagtgtggaaaatCTTTCACACGGAGGGTCAGTCTTACTGTACATCAGAGGACCCACACTGGTGAGAAACCTTATATGTGTAATTTatgtggaaaaacttttaaatatagtTCCAATCTTGCTGaccatcagagaatccacactggagagaaaccttatgaatgtaatcaatgtggaaagactttcattcagAGGGCCCGTCTTGCTGTACatgagagaatccacactggggagaaaccttatgaatgtaatcagtgtggaaagactttcattcagAGGGCTCATCTTGCTGTACatgagagaatccacactggggagaaaccttatgaatgtaatcagtgtggcaAGACTTTTACAAAGAACTCCATTCTTgctgaacatcagagaatccacactggggagaaaccttatgaatgtacagtatgtggaaagactttcatgcaGAGGGCCCATCTTGCTGTACATAAGAGAACCCACACaagagagaaaccttatgaatgtaacgagtgtggaaaggcttttagaCACAACTCCAGTCTTGTtggacatcagagaattcacactggagagaaaccttatgaatgtaatcaatgtggaaagacttttagacACAACTCCAGTCTTgctgaacatcagagaatccacactggagagaagccttatgaatgtaatcagtgtggaaagacttttaccAAGAACTCCaatcttgctgtacatcagagaattcacagtggggagaaaccttatgaatgtaatcagtgtagTAAGACTTTCATGCAGAGGGTCAGTCTTGCCATACATGAGAGAATCCACACTAGggagaaactttatgaatgttGTCAGTGTAGAAAAACCTTCCAAAAGAAAGATAAACTTGCTGAACATCAGGGAATCCACACTAGggagaaactttatgaatgtaatcagtgtggaaagactttcattcacAGGGATAGTCTTGCTGAACATcaaagaatccacactggagagagaccttatgaatgtaatcagtgtggaaaggctttcacaaAGAATTCCAGTCTTTCTGTTCatgagagaatccacactggggagaaaccttttgaatgtaatcagtgtggaaagacttttagacACAACTCTAGTCTTGCtggacatcagagaattcattctGGAAAGAAACCGTATGAATGTAtccagtgtggaaagacttttagacACAACTCCAGTCTTGCTGGACaccagagaatccacactggggagaaaccttatgtatgtaatcagtgtggaaagactttcacaaagAGCTCCAATCTTcttgtacatcagagaattcacagtGGAGAGAAACCTAATCAGTATAATCAGTGTGGTAAAGCCTTCAGACCAAAGTCAGCTCTTCTTTCCCATCAGAGAAGTCATACTAGGTAG
- the LOC141490499 gene encoding uncharacterized protein LOC141490499 isoform X2, with the protein MLENAQNLLSVGLPVRKEDVISYLEQREVPWMLEQEGLRNCGSEGDIRLEMKETPADISPSKEETSKQSFMNGDDYTWREICAVRKRILSDKKLYECIQCGKTFTKKGSFSVHQRIHTGEKPYECNQCGKTFIQRAHLAGHERIHTGEKPYECNQCGKTFTRRDSLDEHQRIHTGEKPYKCNQCGKTFSWRNHLAIHERIHTGEKPYECNQCGKSFTRRVSLTVHQRTHTGEKPYMCNLCGKTFKYSSNLADHQRIHTGEKPYECNQCGKTFIQRARLAVHERIHTGEKPYECNQCGKTFIQRAHLAVHERIHTGEKPYECNQCGKTFTKNSILAEHQRIHTGEKPYECTVCGKTFMQRAHLAVHKRTHTREKPYECNECGKAFRHNSSLVGHQRIHTGEKPYECNQCGKTFRHNSSLAEHQRIHTGEKPYECNQCGKTFTKNSNLAVHQRIHSGEKPYECNQCSKTFMQRVSLAIHERIHTREKLYECCQCRKTFQKKDKLAEHQGIHTREKLYECNQCGKTFIHRDSLAEHQRIHTGERPYECNQCGKAFTKNSSLSVHERIHTGEKPFECNQCGKTFRHNSSLAGHQRIHSGKKPYECIQCGKTFRHNSSLAGHQRIHTGEKPYVCNQCGKTFTKSSNLLVHQRIHSGEKPNQYNQCGKAFRPKSALLSHQRSHTR; encoded by the coding sequence aaGGGGATATCAGACTTGAAATGAAAGAGACCCCTGCAGATATAAGCCCTTCCAAGGAAGAAACTTCGAAACAAAGCTTCATGAATGGTGATGACTATACTTGGAGAGAAATCTGTGCTGTACGTAAGAGAATTCTCAGTGATaagaaactttatgaatgtattcaatgtggaaaaactttcacTAAAAAGGGCAGTTTTTCTgtgcatcagagaattcacactggggagaaaccttatgaatgtaatcaatgtggaaagactttcattcagAGAGCCCATCTTGCTGGACatgagagaatccacactggagagaaaccttatgaatgtaatcaatgtggaaagactttcactcGGAGGGACAGTCTTGatgaacatcagagaattcacactggagagaaaccttataaatgcaaTCAGTGTGGGAAGACTTTCAGTTGGAGGAACCACCTTGCTATACatgagagaatccacactggagagaaaccttatgaatgtaatcagtgtggaaaatCTTTCACACGGAGGGTCAGTCTTACTGTACATCAGAGGACCCACACTGGTGAGAAACCTTATATGTGTAATTTatgtggaaaaacttttaaatatagtTCCAATCTTGCTGaccatcagagaatccacactggagagaaaccttatgaatgtaatcaatgtggaaagactttcattcagAGGGCCCGTCTTGCTGTACatgagagaatccacactggggagaaaccttatgaatgtaatcagtgtggaaagactttcattcagAGGGCTCATCTTGCTGTACatgagagaatccacactggggagaaaccttatgaatgtaatcagtgtggcaAGACTTTTACAAAGAACTCCATTCTTgctgaacatcagagaatccacactggggagaaaccttatgaatgtacagtatgtggaaagactttcatgcaGAGGGCCCATCTTGCTGTACATAAGAGAACCCACACaagagagaaaccttatgaatgtaacgagtgtggaaaggcttttagaCACAACTCCAGTCTTGTtggacatcagagaattcacactggagagaaaccttatgaatgtaatcaatgtggaaagacttttagacACAACTCCAGTCTTgctgaacatcagagaatccacactggagagaagccttatgaatgtaatcagtgtggaaagacttttaccAAGAACTCCaatcttgctgtacatcagagaattcacagtggggagaaaccttatgaatgtaatcagtgtagTAAGACTTTCATGCAGAGGGTCAGTCTTGCCATACATGAGAGAATCCACACTAGggagaaactttatgaatgttGTCAGTGTAGAAAAACCTTCCAAAAGAAAGATAAACTTGCTGAACATCAGGGAATCCACACTAGggagaaactttatgaatgtaatcagtgtggaaagactttcattcacAGGGATAGTCTTGCTGAACATcaaagaatccacactggagagagaccttatgaatgtaatcagtgtggaaaggctttcacaaAGAATTCCAGTCTTTCTGTTCatgagagaatccacactggggagaaaccttttgaatgtaatcagtgtggaaagacttttagacACAACTCTAGTCTTGCtggacatcagagaattcattctGGAAAGAAACCGTATGAATGTAtccagtgtggaaagacttttagacACAACTCCAGTCTTGCTGGACaccagagaatccacactggggagaaaccttatgtatgtaatcagtgtggaaagactttcacaaagAGCTCCAATCTTcttgtacatcagagaattcacagtGGAGAGAAACCTAATCAGTATAATCAGTGTGGTAAAGCCTTCAGACCAAAGTCAGCTCTTCTTTCCCATCAGAGAAGTCATACTAGGTAG